A window of the Cannabis sativa cultivar Pink pepper isolate KNU-18-1 chromosome X, ASM2916894v1, whole genome shotgun sequence genome harbors these coding sequences:
- the LOC133032032 gene encoding uncharacterized protein LOC133032032, whose translation MGFASDWIRLIMSCLRTNSFSFILNGEVTGSLLPSRGLRQGCPLSPYLFLICSEALSRLLQHEEEAGHLNGFKLTRHAPSISHLFFADDSLLFCQANESSCLAIKRSLDFYHKASGQVLNSDKSVMSFSPNTTLAAQVFFHRPLNMPICECHERYLGLPSYSGRDNKRMFSDIKEKIWRLMHTWTSLEKQPDSLLAKVLKSRYYPNNNFLQANIGHSPCLTWQGIHWGRSLLVAGLRWKIGEGCRINCADDPWIPRHSTFRPYHFSGPPDTTVSNLIADERQWDLALLNQWFSSPDVDRILTIPLSFFRYEDTLAWNPCSSGIYSVQTGYHLAASLAETDDSSCSSTFASWWNFLWSLSLPQKIKIFIWRAFNDALPVATALVKRKIITDSTCSLFHLSTSLGNCWACTIQLLMHKGDYLVHFGQSGLNGTVWFMVTKPNQQKTLLFFAKNYWHNYTAAQLKCSSSAPDPNSLAAATTASLPQISPAAPLMPWTPPPLGMLKMNVDAAVDSTRKITGIGALIRSSNGEVVAAIQFLVVMHLMKWRQLLCFTA comes from the exons ATGGGGTTTGCTAGTGATTGGATAAGGCTGATTATGAGTTGCTTGCGTACTAATAGCTTCTCCTTTATCTTAAATGGTGAGGTCACGGGATCACTCCTTCCATCAAGAGGACTCCGTCAAGGTTGTCCACTATCGCCATACTTGTTTCTAATCTGTTCTGAGGCCTTGTCCAGATTACTCCAACATGAAGAAGAAGCTGGTCATCTTAATGGGTTTAAGTTAACAAGACATGCTCCATCCATCTCTCATTTGTTTTTCGCAGATGATAGCCTTCTTTTCTGTCAAGCAAATGAGTCCTCTTGCCTTGCCATTAAAAGATCATTGGATTTCTATCACAAAGCTTCGGGTCAAGTTCTCAATTCAGACAAATCAGTTATGTCTTTCTCACCCAATACAACACTGGCGGCTCAAGTTTTTTTCCATCGACCTCTGAACATGCCAATCTGTGAATGCCACGAAAGATACCTTGGTTTGCCTTCCTACTCTGGGAGGGATAATAAGAGGATGTTTAGTGATATTAAGGAGAAAATATGGCGACTAATGCATACTTGga CAAGCTTGGAGAAACAACCAGACTCCTTACTTGCAAAGGTGCTGAAGAGTAGATACTACCCGAATAACAATTTCCTTCAAGCTAACATTGGTCACTCCCCCTGTTTAACTTGGCAAGGCATCCATTGGGGTAGAAGCCTTCTTGTTGCTGGTTTACGTTGGAAAATTGGAGAAGGATGTAGGATAAATTGTGCTGATGACCCGTGGATTCCAAGACATTCCACCTTTCGGCCATACCACTTCTCCGGACCACCTGATACGACTGTCTCAAACTTAATTGCAGATGAAAGGCAATGGGATTTAGCACTCCTAAATCAATGGTTTTCCTCTCCAGATGTAGATCGTATCTTAACTATTCCGCTGAGCTTTTTCCGTTATGAAGATACCCTTGCTTGGAACCCCTGCTCCTCTGGAATATATTCGGTCCAAACAGGCTATCACCTAGCTGCTTCCCTAGCAGAAACCGATGACAGCTCATGTTCTTCAACGTTTGCTTCATGGTGGAACTTCTTATGGTCACTGTCCTTGCCACAAAAGATTAAGATTTTCATTTGGCGGGCCTTTAATGATGCTCTCCCTGTTGCAACAGCCCTTGTAAAGCGCAAGATTATCACAGATTCAACTTGTTCCTTGTTCCATCTGTCAACAAGCTTGGGAAACTGCTGGGCATGCACTATTCAGTT GCTTATGCACAAAGGTGATTATTTGGTGCACTTTGGGCAATCTGGACTGAACGGAACCGTGTGGTTCATGGTCACAAAGCCAAACCAGCAAAAGACCTTGCTTTTTTTTGCAAAAAACTATTGGCATAACTACACTGCTGCCCAACTGAAGTGCTCTTCTTCTGCACCAGATCCCAACTCGCTCGCTGCAGCTACTACTGCTTCTTTGCCACAAATTTCTCCTGCTGCACCATTGATGCCGTGGACTCCTCCTCCACTTGGAATGCTGAAGATGAATGTCGATGCGGCAGTAGATAGCACACGAAAAATTACTGGTATTGGTGCTTTAATTCGAAGTTCAAATGGTGAGGTTGTAGCAGCCATCCAGTTCTTGGTTGTTATGCATCTCATGAAATGGAGGCAATTGCTATGTTTCACTGCTTAA